In a genomic window of Brassica rapa cultivar Chiifu-401-42 chromosome A10, CAAS_Brap_v3.01, whole genome shotgun sequence:
- the LOC103847416 gene encoding uncharacterized protein LOC103847416 isoform X1: protein MPTSQIRAKMETIVHKSMIAGVQSVMPVEVTQHREVRSISVGDPVGAGIFRRTLNIVTYYKQSGDSGERGWLVAGWIKESLGRALTEQPLLCGRLRRRRTVKGEEDGLEVVTNDSGARLVEARFPASLPEFFEMVKRDKNIAEAQTVFWRDIDEVDPQFSPLFYVQVTNFESGGYSIGISCSILIADLLIETDFLKKWAKIQSSLAHSQTTLKPIFYLPPVKRDKFINELPRPVSVLDRGGPLVIRAKTCSKTPLACMKKSVKAAEDVFLFLKEQSAGENTTTERHGMKVEIHSRDEAIGDCDCGDHLEETDVGLLLDVSLAFEDKFEFNSCWVGSVAKGLVLIVPSTLGGTKSLVKFIAASPKNATH from the exons ATGCCAACTTCACAAATTAGAGCTAAAATGGAAACCATAGTCCACAAGTCGATGATCGCCGGAGTACAGAGCGTTATGCCGGTGGAAGTGACGCAACACCGTGAAGTACGTTCCATATCCGTCGGAGATCCCGTCGGAGCAGGAATATTCAGGAGAACACTAAACATAGTTACGTACTACAAGCAATCCGGTGATAGTGGTGAGAGAGGGTGGTTAGTCGCCGGTTGGATAAAGGAGTCGTTAGGGAGAGCCTTGACCGAGCAGCCTTTGCTTTGTGGTAGACTGCGGCGGAGGAGGACGGTGAAGGGAGAGGAAGATGGTCTGGAGGTGGTGACCAACGATAGTGGCGCTAGGCTGGTGGAGGCTAGGTTCCCGGCGAGTTTGCCGGAGTTTTTTGAAATGGTGAAGAGAGACAAAAACATAGCTGAAGCACAGACTGTCTTCTGGAGAGACATTGATGAAGTTGATCCTCAGTTCTCTCCATTGTTCTATGTTCAG GTGACTAATTTCGAGAGTGGTGGATACTCAATTGGGATAAGCTGCAGCATCCTAATAGCTGATCTCCTCATTGAGACAGATTTCTTGAAAAAATGGGCTAAAATCCAAAGCTCTTTGGCTCATTCTCAGACCACACTCAAACCAATCTTCTACCTCCCACCAGTCAAAAGAGATAAATTCATCAATGAACTTCCTAGGCCAGTCTCGGTTCTTGACCGCGGTGGACCCCTTGTAATCCGGGCCAAAACATGCTCGAAAACGCCACTAGCATGCATGAAAAAATCTGTTAAAGCTGCTGAGGATGTATTCTTGTTCCTCAAGGAACAAAGCGCTGGCGAAAATACTACTACTGAGCGTCATGGTATGAAGGTAGAGATACACTCGAGAGATGAAGCGATTGGCGATTGCGATTGTGGTGACCATTTGGAGGAGACAGATGTTGGATTACTACTTGATGTGAGTTTAGCGTTCGAGGATAAGTTTGAATTCAATTCATGTTGGGTTGGGTCTGTCGCGAAAGGGCTTGTGCTTATCGTCCCATCTACTTTGGGAGGTACCAAGTCGCTTGTCAAATTTATTGCTGCATCGCCAAAAAATGCGACTCATTAA
- the LOC103847416 gene encoding uncharacterized protein LOC103847416 isoform X2: protein METIVHKSMIAGVQSVMPVEVTQHREVRSISVGDPVGAGIFRRTLNIVTYYKQSGDSGERGWLVAGWIKESLGRALTEQPLLCGRLRRRRTVKGEEDGLEVVTNDSGARLVEARFPASLPEFFEMVKRDKNIAEAQTVFWRDIDEVDPQFSPLFYVQVTNFESGGYSIGISCSILIADLLIETDFLKKWAKIQSSLAHSQTTLKPIFYLPPVKRDKFINELPRPVSVLDRGGPLVIRAKTCSKTPLACMKKSVKAAEDVFLFLKEQSAGENTTTERHGMKVEIHSRDEAIGDCDCGDHLEETDVGLLLDVSLAFEDKFEFNSCWVGSVAKGLVLIVPSTLGGTKSLVKFIAASPKNATH, encoded by the exons ATGGAAACCATAGTCCACAAGTCGATGATCGCCGGAGTACAGAGCGTTATGCCGGTGGAAGTGACGCAACACCGTGAAGTACGTTCCATATCCGTCGGAGATCCCGTCGGAGCAGGAATATTCAGGAGAACACTAAACATAGTTACGTACTACAAGCAATCCGGTGATAGTGGTGAGAGAGGGTGGTTAGTCGCCGGTTGGATAAAGGAGTCGTTAGGGAGAGCCTTGACCGAGCAGCCTTTGCTTTGTGGTAGACTGCGGCGGAGGAGGACGGTGAAGGGAGAGGAAGATGGTCTGGAGGTGGTGACCAACGATAGTGGCGCTAGGCTGGTGGAGGCTAGGTTCCCGGCGAGTTTGCCGGAGTTTTTTGAAATGGTGAAGAGAGACAAAAACATAGCTGAAGCACAGACTGTCTTCTGGAGAGACATTGATGAAGTTGATCCTCAGTTCTCTCCATTGTTCTATGTTCAG GTGACTAATTTCGAGAGTGGTGGATACTCAATTGGGATAAGCTGCAGCATCCTAATAGCTGATCTCCTCATTGAGACAGATTTCTTGAAAAAATGGGCTAAAATCCAAAGCTCTTTGGCTCATTCTCAGACCACACTCAAACCAATCTTCTACCTCCCACCAGTCAAAAGAGATAAATTCATCAATGAACTTCCTAGGCCAGTCTCGGTTCTTGACCGCGGTGGACCCCTTGTAATCCGGGCCAAAACATGCTCGAAAACGCCACTAGCATGCATGAAAAAATCTGTTAAAGCTGCTGAGGATGTATTCTTGTTCCTCAAGGAACAAAGCGCTGGCGAAAATACTACTACTGAGCGTCATGGTATGAAGGTAGAGATACACTCGAGAGATGAAGCGATTGGCGATTGCGATTGTGGTGACCATTTGGAGGAGACAGATGTTGGATTACTACTTGATGTGAGTTTAGCGTTCGAGGATAAGTTTGAATTCAATTCATGTTGGGTTGGGTCTGTCGCGAAAGGGCTTGTGCTTATCGTCCCATCTACTTTGGGAGGTACCAAGTCGCTTGTCAAATTTATTGCTGCATCGCCAAAAAATGCGACTCATTAA
- the LOC103847417 gene encoding 60S ribosomal protein L4-1 produces the protein MAAAAARPLVSVQGLDGDMTTDQSTTVCLPDVMTAPVRPDIVNFVHAQISNNSRQPYAVSKKAGHQTSAESWGTGRAVSRIPRVPGGGTHRAGQAAFGNMCRGGRMFAPTKIWRRWHRRVNVNMKRHAIVSAIAATAVPSLVMARGHKIENVPEMPLVVSDSAEAVEKTSAAIKVLKQIGAYDDAEKAKDSIGIRSGVGKMRNRRYICRKGPLVVYGTEGAKIVKAFRNITGVELCHVERLNLLKLAPGGHLGRFVIWTKSAFEKLESIYGSFEKPSEKKKGYVLPRAKMVNADLARIINSDEVQSVVKPIKKDAKRAVMKKNPLKNLNVMLKLNPYAKTAKRMSLLAEAQRVKSKKEKLEKKRKPVTKEEAQAIKAAGKAWYQTMISDSDYTEFDNFTKWLGASQ, from the exons ATGGCAGCCGCCGCCGCACGCCCTCTAGTCTCCGTCCAAGGACTCGACGGTGACATGACCACCGACCAATCCACCACCGTCTGTTTACCAGACGTCATGACAGCTCCCGTGAGGCCAGACATCGTCAACTTCGTCCACGCCCAGATCTCCAACAACAGCCGTCAGCCTTACGCCGTCTCCAAGAAAGCCGGTCACCAGACCTCCGCCGAGTCCTGGGGAACCGGACGTGCCGTCTCCCGTATCCCTCGTGTTCCCGGCGGCGGAACTCACCGTGCCGGTCAAGCGGCCTTCGGAAACATGTGTCGCGGTGGTCGTATGTTCGCTCCGACTAAGATCTGGAGACGCTGGCACCGTCGCGTCAACGTCAACATGAAGAGGCACGCGATCGTCTCCGCCATTGCTGCGACAGCTGTTCCCTCTCTTGTGATGGCTCGTGGTCACAAGATCGAGAATGTCCCCGAGATGCCTCTCGTTGTCAGCGATTCAGCTGAGGCTGTTGAGAAGACCTCCGCTGCGATCAAGGTTTTGAAGCAGATCGGTGCTTACGATGACGCCGAGAAGGCTAAGGATAGTATTGGGATTAGGTCTGGTGTTGGTAAGATGAGGAACCGTCGTTACATTTGTCGGAAAGGTCCTCTTGTGGTTTACGGAACCGAGGGAGCGAAGATTGTGAAAGCGTTTAGGAACATTACTGGTGTTGAGCTTTGTCACGTTGAGAGGCTTAACTTGTTGAAGCTTGCTCCTGGTGGTCACCTTGGGAGGTTTGTGATTTGGACTAAGTCTgcttttgagaagcttgagtctaTCTATGGATCTTTCGAGAAGCCGTCTGAGAAGAAGAAGGGTTATGTTTTGCCTCGTGCGAAGATGGTGAATGCTGATTTGGCTAGGATTATTAACTCTGATGAGGTTCAGAGCGTGGTGAAGCCGATTAAGAAGGATGCAAAGAGGGCTGTGATGAAGAAGAATCCGTTGAAGAACCTTAATGTGATGCTTAAGTTGAATCCTTATGCTAAGACTGCAAAGAGGATGTCTCTTTTGGCTGAAGCACAAAGGGTTAAGTCTAAGAAGGAGAAGCTCGAGAAAAAGAGGAAACCCGTCACTAAG GAGGAGGCACAAGCTATTAAAGCTGCAGGCAAGGCGTGGTACCAGACTATGATCTCTGACAGTGATTACACAGAGTTTGATAACTTCACCAAGTGGCTCGGAGCCAGTCAGTAG
- the LOC103847418 gene encoding mediator of RNA polymerase II transcription subunit 4, with protein sequence MLQHQIGQSPARLGLTGPGSPSVQNLTPSRHGHPTSSSSSQSHHQQQQIQQPPNLPPSSAAASSSSSAAVSSSALLSLLPPLPRAQALLQQMAVLSSKLFDVSPNRALWLSAFRGSLPSFLTSHSLPPPPPLEIPNPSSTKEILSQFNSLQMQLFEAVTELQEILDLQDAKQKLAREIKSKDSSLLAFANKLKEAERVLDMLVDDYADYRKPKRTKTEDEENDNESSPSVTTTVSSQLKLKDILAYAHKISYTTFAPPEFGAGQAPLRGALPPAPQDEQMRASQLYAFADLDIGLPKTVENIEKKVEALMEPPPPPESMNLSAIQGLLPPNIAVPSGWKPGMPVELPKDWRLPAPPPGWKPGDPVVLPPELVPAPRAQEQRPPQGLHRPPDVIHVREVQLDIMEDDSSEYSSDESSDDEE encoded by the coding sequence ATGCTACAGCATCAGATCGGTCAATCTCCGGCGAGACTAGGGCTAACAGGCCCTGGCTCTCCTTCCGTACAAAACCTAACGCCTTCTCGTCATGGCCATCCaacctcctcttcctcctcccaATCTCACCACCAACAACAACAGATCCAACAACCTCCTAACCTACCACCTTCCTCCGCCGCAGCCTCATCCTCATCCTCGGCGGCTGTTTCCTCGTCCGCTTTGCTATCACTCCTTCCGCCGCTTCCCCGAGCGCAGGCTCTTCTCCAGCAGATGGCGGTTTTATCATCCAAGCTCTTCGACGTCTCTCCTAATCGCGCGCTCTGGCTCTCCGCCTTCCGCGGCTCCCTCCCTTCGTTCCTCACCTCGCACTCGCTCCCGCCGCCTCCGCCGCTCGAAATCCCTAATCCTTCGTCCACCAAGGAGATCCTCTCTCAGTTCAATTCCCTCCAGATGCAGCTCTTCGAAGCCGTCACGGAGCTTCAAGAGATCCTAGATCTCCAGGACGCGAAGCAGAAGCTCGCGCGTGAGATCAAATCCAAAGACTCGTCTCTCCTCGCCTTCGCCAACAAGCTCAAGGAAGCTGAACGTGTTCTCGATATGCTCGTTGACGATTACGCCGATTACCGCAAACCAAAACGAACCAAAACTGAAGACGAAGAGAATGACAATGAGTCTTCTCCCTCTGTTACCACCACAGTCTCTTCTCAGCTCAAGCTTAAGGACATCTTAGCCTACGCTCACAAGATCAGCTACACAACATTCGCTCCTCCTGAGTTCGGCGCAGGGCAAGCGCCTCTCCGTGGCGCATTGCCACCAGCTCCACAAGACGAGCAAATGAGAGCTTCTCAGCTCTACGCCTTCGCTGATCTCGACATTGGTCTACCTAAAACCGTGGAGAACATCGAGAAGAAGGTTGAAGCACTCATGGAGCCACCACCTCCACCAGAAAGCATGAATCTTTCTGCGATTCAGGGCCTGCTTCCACCGAATATCGCAGTTCCTTCGGGATGGAAACCGGGAATGCCGGTGGAACTGCCGAAAGATTGGCGCTTGCCGGCTCCGCCTCCTGGATGGAAACCAGGAGACCCTGTTGTGTTGCCTCCTGAGTTAGTTCCTGCACCTAGAGCCCAGGAGCAGCGGCCTCCTCAGGGACTTCACAGGCCGCCTGACGTCATACATGTCCGAGAGGTTCAGCTTGACATTATGGAGGATGATAGCAGTGAATACAGCAGCGATGAGAGTTCAGACGACGAGGAATAA
- the LOC103847419 gene encoding protein REVEILLE 4 isoform X1: MTSSLSSNPMVAEEERPMETSTDLIETTTTEAPEKKVRKAYTITKSRESWTEGEHDKFLEALQLFDRDWKKIEDFVGSKTVIQIRSHAQKYFLKVQKNGTLAHVPPPRPKRKAAHPYPQKASKNAQMSLHVSMSFPTQINNVPGFTSWDDDTSALLNIAVSEVILPKDELTTLCGGGEDVIESNGSTSGGSPSASGIGSSSRTLSDSKTANQAPSMHGLPDFAEVYNFIGSVFDPDSKGRMKKLKEMDPINFETVLLLMRNLTVNLSNPDFEPASEYSDAAGEGPEQLSS, translated from the exons ATGACTTCGTCGCTTTCAAGCAATCCGATGGTCGCTGAAGAAGAAAGACCGATGGAAACGTCAACAGATCTTATAGAGACAACGACGACGGAAGCTCCGGAGAAGAAGGTGAGGAAAGCCTACACGATCACTAAGTCCAGAGAGAGTTGGACGGAAGGAGAGCACGATAAGTTCCTCGAAGCTCTTCAATT GTTTGATCGTGACTGGAAAAAGATTGAAGATTTTGTTGGTTCAAAGACAGTTATTCAG ATCAGGAGCCATGcgcaaaaatactttttgaaggTCCAGAAAAACGGGACTTTAGCACACGTGCCACCTCCTAGGCCTAAACGCAAAGCTGCTCATCCTTATCCTCAAAAGGCATCGAAGAATG CTCAAATGTCGCTTCATGTTTCAATGTCCTTTCCTACTCAAATAAATAACGTGCCTGGATTCACTTCATGGGATGATGATACCTCTGCATTGCTTAACATAGCCGTAAGCGAGGTTATTCTACCAAAAGATGAACTTACTACTCTTTGTGGAGGAGGAGAAG ATGTTATTGAATCGAATGGGTCAACAAGTGGGGGTAGTCCTTCAGCATCTGGTATAGGAAGCTCAAGCAGAACACTATCTGATTCCAAAACGGCGAATCAAGCTCCCTCAATGCACG GTCTTCCTGATTTTGCTGAAGTTTATAACTTCATTGGGAGTGTCTTCGATCCTGACAGCAAAGGCCGCATGAAAAAACTCAAGGAAATGGATCCTATTAATTTCGAAACT GTTCTGCTATTGATGAGAAACCTCACAGTGAACTTGTCAAACCCTGACTTCGAACCTGCT TCTGAATACTCTGATGCTGCAGGGGAAGGTCCTGAACAATTAAGCTCTTAG
- the LOC103847419 gene encoding protein REVEILLE 4 isoform X2, with protein sequence MTSSLSSNPMVAEEERPMETSTDLIETTTTEAPEKKVRKAYTITKSRESWTEGEHDKFLEALQLFDRDWKKIEDFVGSKTVIQIRSHAQKYFLKVQKNGTLAHVPPPRPKRKAAHPYPQKASKNAQMSLHVSMSFPTQINNVPGFTSWDDDTSALLNIAVSEVILPKDELTTLCGGGEDVIESNGSTSGGSPSASGIGSSSRTLSDSKTANQAPSMHGLPDFAEVYNFIGSVFDPDSKGRMKKLKEMDPINFETVLLLMRNLTVNLSNPDFEPAGKVLNN encoded by the exons ATGACTTCGTCGCTTTCAAGCAATCCGATGGTCGCTGAAGAAGAAAGACCGATGGAAACGTCAACAGATCTTATAGAGACAACGACGACGGAAGCTCCGGAGAAGAAGGTGAGGAAAGCCTACACGATCACTAAGTCCAGAGAGAGTTGGACGGAAGGAGAGCACGATAAGTTCCTCGAAGCTCTTCAATT GTTTGATCGTGACTGGAAAAAGATTGAAGATTTTGTTGGTTCAAAGACAGTTATTCAG ATCAGGAGCCATGcgcaaaaatactttttgaaggTCCAGAAAAACGGGACTTTAGCACACGTGCCACCTCCTAGGCCTAAACGCAAAGCTGCTCATCCTTATCCTCAAAAGGCATCGAAGAATG CTCAAATGTCGCTTCATGTTTCAATGTCCTTTCCTACTCAAATAAATAACGTGCCTGGATTCACTTCATGGGATGATGATACCTCTGCATTGCTTAACATAGCCGTAAGCGAGGTTATTCTACCAAAAGATGAACTTACTACTCTTTGTGGAGGAGGAGAAG ATGTTATTGAATCGAATGGGTCAACAAGTGGGGGTAGTCCTTCAGCATCTGGTATAGGAAGCTCAAGCAGAACACTATCTGATTCCAAAACGGCGAATCAAGCTCCCTCAATGCACG GTCTTCCTGATTTTGCTGAAGTTTATAACTTCATTGGGAGTGTCTTCGATCCTGACAGCAAAGGCCGCATGAAAAAACTCAAGGAAATGGATCCTATTAATTTCGAAACT GTTCTGCTATTGATGAGAAACCTCACAGTGAACTTGTCAAACCCTGACTTCGAACCTGCT GGGAAGGTCCTGAACAATTAA